The DNA window TTCCTCCTTTTGATTCTTAAGGCAGGTTTTCTAAATCGTCTAAGTCTTTATATCTTCCAGCAGATTTCTTATTTATTTTTAAATGTTCAAGGTTGATAAAATTTACTTCTACATCATCGAGCATAGTAACTTCTTTTGCCTTGTAACATTCATCAAAGTCAACGCCGGAAATTGATGTAAGCAATTCTATTCTAAGAGGAGGCACGCCCATTCGTGTTATTTTATTCTCTTCCGTAAACAAAGCGGCAGACAGATCGGGAACATCAAACCCAAATTCCTTAATAACTTCTGCAATTTTTACTGCGTTTGACTTTTTATTGGAAATCCAGATATCAATATTTCCTGTTGCTTTTGGATAGCCATAATATCCGACAGCATACCCGCCGATTATTAAATATTCAACTTTTTTTAAGTTCAACAACTTCAAAAAATCTCTGAAGTCGGGTGGTAGTTGGATCATAACCATACATTGTTTGTCGTAAAAATTCTATTGCCTGAATTTTTTCTTGTGGTGTTTTCGAGAGCCAGTATGTTTTATCATTTGATTCGTCTAAAAGAGAAACAACCGAGAATGCCTTTTTATCTTTTATCATACTTAGATTTAATCGGCTCATAGGTAAAAAATAACTTTAAAATAATTTAGCTAAAGATAGCTATTATTGATTTAATTAAAAACAAGCGATAAAATTTTAAGAAAACTCCGTATTGCTTAGTCTCGGCGGCGGAAATAAATAGTTGAGCTGTTCATACTGATTTGATTAGAAATTGTCGTTTGATTAAATTAAATATGCAAAAAAAACATTATTAAAATTTGGAGGTCAAATGAAAAGATTAACTCTAATCTTAATTCTTCCTCTACTTGCGTTTCTTCCGGGGCAGATTCAGGATGAAAACGAAGATATTCAAATTGCATTTAACGGTGCAATGAAAGGCGTTTACTGGGCGCAGGAAAATGTTTCCTCGAAACGAGAAGTCACTTTCAAAGATATTGTAGTTAACAACAAAAAAATTTGCACTGTAAAAATTTACAAGCAAGTAGGCGGATTGAAAATAATCTCTGAAGGTTACGAGGGTTCAACAAAAGTCGAGATTACAACTTACCGCTCAATATTGGAAAAAGAAAAATAAAACAGCACAACTCAGCTAAAAACAAAAAAGCACAAATAACAACACTGAACAGACAAGCTTCCGGAATGAGAATATCATCATTTGTGCTTATCGTGTTGAACTATTTATAAAAGATTAAAATGGCGAATCTTCTGACTGTGCAGCCCCACCCTCTTTCGCTTTGTTGTATTCTTCAATTGCCATTGTTTGAAGAGATTCTTTTAACTCTTTTGGGATGATGACGCTGTCGTAGTATTTATCGTCTTTCCCTTTTTCGGATGGAGCGCCAACAAATAAGCCATTTGCTCCATTGACTAATTTGAACCCTTTTATGATTATTCCTTCTTCGGTTTGAATGTCGAAGAAAGCGACTAATTTTGAATCACCTGCAAAAAGGTTCATTCTTGATATTTTCATATTCTTCTCCTGAATAATGTGTTTTATTTTATATTATTACCGAATAATCCAAATTTTGGATATGCCACTTGGCGTGAAAATAGTCTTGATTTTACAGAAAGGCAACTAAATAAGCATAAAGAGATTTGTTTTTTTTGCATTTATTAATAAATATACTAAATTAGCAAAAGTATTAATTAACTATAATTACTCATTATGAAATACTATAAGCTTGCTGAAGCGGAAAAAACTCTGCTCGGCATAGATGATATAGCGAACACGCTTGTAATTAGCAGAGAATCAGCAAAAGTTACAGCATCAAGATATGCTGCGGCAGGTTTTTTAGTTCGTCTGAAAAGGGATTTATATATTCCTGCCGAGAAATTAATGCGGTTGAAAGAAGAAGAACTTTTTCATATCGCAAATATTGTTCAGGTGCCATCATATATTTCTCTTACAACAGCGTTAAGTTATTATAATGTTTCTGCTCAGCAGCAGCAGAATTTTATTGAGTCAATACAACTGAAAAGGACAAAAACTGTTAAAGCTAAAAACATTGAATTTGCTTATACAAAGATCAAAAAAGAAATGTACACAGGGTTTGACCTTCTTAATGATTTTTTTATAGCTCTTCCAGAGAAAGCAATTGCCGATGCTGTATATCTGACTGCAATTGGAAAGTATAACTGTGACTTTGACGCGGTTGACTTTAAGAAAATTAAAAAAAGTAGAGTAGAACAATTTATAAATCTAACAAACAGAAGAACGAAAACTTTTTGGGGACAGCTATGCAAGACTTACAGAGTTTAGAGATATTTGAAATAGAGGTTCTTGAACTGCTGAACAGCGTAAAGGTGCTCGACTCTCTTTTTTTCGGCGGTGGAACAATGCTGCGGCTGTGCCACAACTTAAATCGCTATTCAACGGATTTAGACTTTTGGCTGAATGTAAATTCGGATTCAAAATCAATCTATTTAAAAATGAAAGAGGTATTATTGGCTAATTACAGAGTTTTAGATTCAGCGAATAAAAAATATACTTTACTTTTTGAATTCCGCTCATCAAAGGTCACACGCAACTTAAAAATTGAAATCAGAAAAGAACAAAAGGACTTTGACTGGGAAAGGAAAATTGCATTCTCAAGATTTTCTAATAAGCAAGTTATTGTTAAGGCTTTGTCTCTGCAGCAAATGATGGCGAATAAAACCGAAGCATTCCTCTCGAGAAAATTAATTCGAGATTGTTTTGATATAGAGTTTCTTTTAATGCGCGGAGTTGAAATCATTTCAGATAAAAACAGACTTGAGCTGATGTTAGAAATTATAAGCAACTTTAAGGATAGAGATTTTAAGGTAACACTTGGCTCGGTACTGGAAGAAAAAGACAGAAATTTTTACACAGAAAATAGGCTCAAGTTCTTACAAGAGGAAATAAAAAGAAAGCTGTAATAAGACAATTTATTTCTTTGCTATTTCGCTAACCTAGAAAAGTTTTTCAATACAGTTTCGGGGATTTTGATTTTTGCGCAAAAGAAAGATAGTTGCTACACTTTTTTAAGTGGTAAAATGCGGGCTCTCATCTTAAATTCGTCAATAACGATCAAAGCTCCTGTTTCAAGAATGTGCTGATATTGTTTGATCGCAGAAATAACTAGATCGCCTAATTTATCCGGTAAATTATCCTGTGTGCGAACCTGTATAACGCTTGGGCCCTCTTCATTTGTTGCAGCTAATAACGAACCGAAATCTAGATCGTGAGTAAACACTACAAATTTATTTTTTCTTGCATATTCCATTATTGCAGAATCTTTTTCCCTCGGATTACTAACTTGAGACCAATGAACTGCGCTTAATTCATTTGATTCAAAAGCCTCTATCCATTCTGGAGAAAGATTCATATCGATAAGTATTTTTATGTTCATGAAGTTGTTATTGGTACTTCTTGTTCTTCAACTCGCCACGCGGCATATGCTAACGCCTGTTCTATATCAGCTTTTTCTAAGTACGGATAAGCTTTTAATATTTCATCAAACGTATGACCGCTGGCAACTAAACCGACAATAGCCCCAACTGTTACTCTAAGTCCGCGAATACAGGGCTTTCCTCCCATTACATCTGGTTCTATAGTAATTCGATCAAGTGTTTTCATTTGATTACTCTATTAATTTGTTAGACTTTAATTAAATATAATATTTTTTTGCTAAT is part of the Ignavibacteria bacterium genome and encodes:
- a CDS encoding nucleotidyl transferase AbiEii/AbiGii toxin family protein, producing MQDLQSLEIFEIEVLELLNSVKVLDSLFFGGGTMLRLCHNLNRYSTDLDFWLNVNSDSKSIYLKMKEVLLANYRVLDSANKKYTLLFEFRSSKVTRNLKIEIRKEQKDFDWERKIAFSRFSNKQVIVKALSLQQMMANKTEAFLSRKLIRDCFDIEFLLMRGVEIISDKNRLELMLEIISNFKDRDFKVTLGSVLEEKDRNFYTENRLKFLQEEIKRKL
- a CDS encoding DUF433 domain-containing protein, with protein sequence MKTLDRITIEPDVMGGKPCIRGLRVTVGAIVGLVASGHTFDEILKAYPYLEKADIEQALAYAAWRVEEQEVPITTS